In Pleuronectes platessa chromosome 5, fPlePla1.1, whole genome shotgun sequence, a single genomic region encodes these proteins:
- the LOC128440019 gene encoding B-cell receptor CD22 isoform X2, translating into MEGSSVTLTCSSDANPAAHYTWYKEDEDSPTASGQIFTITDITAEHGGKYQCEAQNTHGRSKATLHLTVGAEKSVIIMNTIRYTLVVVLVPVLVWTLWTRMKKTLSLKSKVNEAVEMIELDNSPEYENNAAAAQTEDTEEQEDLV; encoded by the exons atggagggcagctcggtgactctgacctgcagcagtgatgctaacccagcagctcactacacctggtacaaggaggacgaggactcaccaacagcatcaggacaaatcttcaccatcactgatatcacagctgaacatggtggaaagtatcagtgtgaggcccagaacacacatggACGTAGTAAGGCCACCTTACAcctgactgttggagcag AGAAGTCAGTGATAATCATGAATACCATCAGGTACACTCTGGTGGTcgtgctggttccagtgcttgtctggactctgtggacaaG gatgaagaaaactctgagcttgaaatcaaaagtgaatgaagctgtggagatgatagag TTAGACAACTCTCCTGAGTATGAGAACaacgctgctgcagcacagacagaagacacagaggagcaggaagacctggtgtga
- the LOC128440019 gene encoding B-cell receptor CD22 isoform X1: protein MEGSSVTLTCSSDANPAAHYTWYKEDEDSPTASGQIFTITDITAEHGGKYQCEAQNTHGRSKATLHLTVGAEKSVIIMNTIRYTLVVVLVPVLVWTLWTRMKKTLSLKSKVNEAVEMIEVRDSEAKRMTPYHCFHLAMLEKEIKHFLDHLICLNLPVNVKGSTPSPPNMVTSGFIKTRWRWTTCQK, encoded by the exons atggagggcagctcggtgactctgacctgcagcagtgatgctaacccagcagctcactacacctggtacaaggaggacgaggactcaccaacagcatcaggacaaatcttcaccatcactgatatcacagctgaacatggtggaaagtatcagtgtgaggcccagaacacacatggACGTAGTAAGGCCACCTTACAcctgactgttggagcag AGAAGTCAGTGATAATCATGAATACCATCAGGTACACTCTGGTGGTcgtgctggttccagtgcttgtctggactctgtggacaaG gatgaagaaaactctgagcttgaaatcaaaagtgaatgaagctgtggagatgatagaggtgagagacagtgaggccaaaagaatgactccatatcactgttttcatctcgcaatgttagagaaagagataaaacatttcttGGATCATCTAATTTGTCTGAATCTGCCCGTAAATGTAAAAGGttccaccccctctcctccaaatatggttacttctggtttcataaaaacaagatggcgctggacaaCATGTCAAAAATAG